tattttttcttatacttgACTCAAACTATTTTAAAGGTAAACAATAAAactgttaactttaatatttaaattatttaagacGCATTAGAGTTTGTCAATCATCGGAACCGGAATCTCTTTAAAGACCTTTATAAGGAGTGTTTCGATCAAATGTCCATGGTCTTATTGATATTCGAGTGCCAGGCGTTCATGGGGTCTCTTCCTATGCTGAAAGCAACAACAATTTTATCTTTCAGCGACCAGCTACATATATACATGAGCATGGGGATGAGATAACTAGAGCAATGACAAGGAAAACCGCAAATTATGACATGGACTCCGAAGATGAGGAATGGTTGAGCAAGCTCAATAATGTGTCTCAAGAGCATGTTTCTGAGGATAaaattgtttgcctttaatatgtTTTGGGGGTATTTTGCACGTAAATGCAAAATTTTAAGAGGTATTTACAAAatgtcatgttgactaacagaataATTTGACGGAGGAgataaattgattaatattgtgcaatttcagaaaggtaattgaagttttgttaatttcagaaggAATAATTGACAAAATTTACAATTTCAGAAGATAATTGCCTATTTAGCCAATCAAAATCTCTCACGTCAGTTATCATTCCTTAGTTGTAAttataaacattttcttttttgtgtttgaaaGAGATTTGCAATAAGGAAAATAGAAGCAGTATCATTTATATGATTAACTATTATACACCTACgatgtaactttttttatacATACTTAAAATACAATATCATATAGTggcttttctttttatatagacaaatattaatggttatgttagtttttgAGATAGAAGTTTCCGTAAGTTTAATTCAGTTGGtagaaacaatgcataatatatataagatctGAGAGGTTCAAATTTCAAccaccataaaaataaaaaagttcttGAGATTAAACTTGACACgtcctctttcaaaactcaTTGTTGTCGCATTCACCAATTAAACTACCTATGTGGATGTATcatttaagagaaatgatatttatataaccaTTTTCTCACaaatttttgacaactttctctctcataatcataatatcctcttattctctctctttctttttctctctccattgtttttgaccaatgaaaagagagaaaaaagaagttgttacaaaagttaTCTCATATGGTTTTTCAAATAACGCTACTCATCATATATGCACGTGTAGAAAACTTTACACCGCCggtgtatcaaaattaaatccatttattttttatcattgtttttgttgttgaagaatGAAGACTTATAGCACAACAAACCAAACCCATCATCCTTCACGCCAAGTAAACGATTCCTTTcctcaactctctctctctcctctcatCTTGCTTCGGGCCGAACTTTACCCGGATCAGAACCCGTTTCATGCAACCACTGATTTCACGttgttcaaaacaaaaactgTCAAATACTAGAATTTAAATCGACCCTTTGACTAGAAAATCACACCAACGTTAAAAAAATCGTTTTTTCTTGGTGGGTTTTGGTTTTTCAGCTGAAAAAATGGTGGGTTTGTTTTCTAGATTCTCTGTTGGAAAGAATATCCATCGACGAACACAAAGTGCtctggtaagaaaaaaaatgatttttttttgtgtgttttgtcTTTCTGTTTTTAGTTTTATGATCATTACAATATGTGTTTTCATATGAAAGCcttgttctttgtttttgtgttgttggatcaaatttggaTGAAACAATTTGCTTTGACTATTTGACTTTGATTGTAGTTGAAGAAAGTCAATTAAGTTTAATGATTATTGATTTATGAAGTGTTGATGTGATTTGGTGATGGATTGGAAAATTTAATGTGAAGTTTATGGAATTGGGTTTAGAAATATAGCTctatttggataaacagtttaattaagcgcttataaTGGTTATGCATAAACTATTTCAATaacaaaggataaaataaagtcaagttGTTTTCATATGAGCTATACGAGCTTatagaaataagctgaaaaacagtttatggacatgtcataatcTGTTTCTACAAGCTCTCCCAGATAGGCTTACCAGTGCTTCTgctagtagataaactcaaatccAAACATGTCCTGTGTTTATTTGTCTGTTTGGTAAGTTATGTGGACGAGTTTTAATTGGTGACATTGTGTGTCGACTTCATATTGTGCAGGATGAGAGGGAAGTGACGCCTGCAAACTCAGAGGTGGCGGCTGCTGTAGCTGCAAGTGCTACCACTGCAACTTCTCATGGAATTGAAGTGGCTGTTGAGTTTAAGCCAGTTGAACATCCAGTTGAACCCCTTGATAATGATCGACCTATTCAGTGCCCATTACCAGAACCATCTATTCTCAATGTAAGATGAATATCTGGTTTTCTTTTATGCTACGATATGACAAAATTGTTCGTTTGAATTTAGAACTGGTATAAGTTTAAGCAGCTCAAACAGactaattttattattgttattaatcAGTATTTGGGCGGCTAAAAGTGTGTCAAATCTGGTTGTGCTGTTTGGGTTTCTGTAACTAGAGTTTGTCTTTCATCTGTGTTCAGTATTGGATATTATCTTATCGGTATTTTCAAACCCTGATACTACATTTGCAATATCTGCATGGTATTATTTGTAATATCTGGTTGTGCTGTTTGGATTTCTTTTAAAAGAGTTTGTCTTTCACCTTGTTCTGGATTAAGTGCTCAAGCTCCAAAACAAGGAAAAACCTTATTTAGTTGTGCATTTTGAATAGTTTTCGAGGATTTTACTTCAATTATTTAGAAAGCTCAACATAATTGCACAGATTACTGACTACAATATTATGGGATGCTGTGGTATCTTCCTAtctttcaaagaaatttttgggTTGTTTCCTAAAATTGTTCTCGTGTTAATTTTTTAGTTCTTGTTGTGCGTGCATgtgactttctttttttatatacatatatgtttgTGGTTAGTTTTCTGGGGAGCGGGAACTTGTTAGCACATTCCTAATACCCCTTTGAGGACGCACATGTAACTTGTTAGCGTAACTACCATAAAAAAACACGACTCAGTTAGTGCCATTAATGCACGTTATTGTGAATTATATCTGAGGGAATAATTGAGGTTTCACACAACTTCGCAAGGTGGAAATGGTAATTAATCTGCCTATACCTTTGTCCCAATTAGGTAGCTTGGTTAGTGATTAAGGGTCACCTAAGGAGTTTTAAGGAGAAGGTCCGTTCCATGGTTTAAACCCTGAAAACCCACAtgtgacatgaccactgcttgTTAGTCATTGACTCTTGAGTAATTTGTTTCCCTTTTAACTTCAAAAGCTGAAGCGACGGGTAGGGTTGGAAGTGGgctattataaatttattaaaagtaGATGCCTGCCTGCATTAGTATTTTCGCTCGGTTACTTTCGTCTTGCCTTCCTAACTTCTTTTGGCACAGTTGCAATCTCTCAAATAAAGCATCTAGCATACATTTAATACATCAATTACTATGATTATTTTGGTTGTAAACTGCAACTAGAGGCTTATTATTGCACTTGGTTAAATATAGACTTTGCATATAAACAAGCAAGCATGGTTAATTAAGTATACCAATTTAAGCACAGTGAACTACTATTAATTGATTGATACCATTTTGCTCTTCTGATTCtcaaatcttattcatcaatcatCAGGATGGAAGAATATGGAAAGAACGGGCATCTGCTACCGTGCGTAGAAGAGGCGACCTGCCAGTAATGAAGGAAGGGGGAGCCATTGAGTCTGAAGGTCCTGCTCCTCGGCCGCGAAGATCTCACTCTAATCGAATGATCCTACCATCCCTTAGTGCTCCTGAGCATAATCTTCTAAAACTTCTTGAAGAGTCAGGCATTTAAACTGGTATTGTTTTTAATGTGGTATTTTGGTGTCATGAATTTCATCAACTTATATGTGGTATACATTTTTTGTCATCCTTTACTTAGCTCAATGTTATATACCCCAGAATATGCGTATGTATAATAATTACAAAGGTACATTTTTACTCACTGTTTTATATGATGACTCGAGTAATATAATTcgaatttcttcttttggtcCATTGTGAAGTTTGAGTTTATTTCTGCCTTGCTTTCCGTGGTGTGTACTTAATGATAAATGTTTCAGTTTACTTAGGCCATGCTTGATAGAAGTTCAAACTGGTGAAGAATGTAAATGATCAAATGTGTTCAATTACTATGATTTTGGTGTATAAAGGCCTAATCACTGTCATTTTCCTGGTTTTAGAAATGTGTATTTATATACATTTCAAAACTATAGTAATAGACCTCTCCATTTCTTTTGAGAAAGGACACAAAATTTGTTGCAAATTCACAACGGTTGTAACCAAGAAATGCTATGTCAAGCTATTCACATGGTCTGcttgaattttctttttaaaaaccaaaataaaaaactgaaaaactTGTTTGATTAGGCTTTTACTAAAactgttttacaaaattgtatcttacattattgtttttaaagctaaaaagttaaaacagataatatatgttttaaaaattaaaaaaaaaagcaaaacccAATCAATAATGAGCTCATAGTGTCTCATATTTAGCATATTTTGATTCTTCTTGTCACATTTCCATTGCTTTCATGATTcccaaaatatgattttataaaatcttcTACCTAA
Above is a genomic segment from Medicago truncatula cultivar Jemalong A17 chromosome 5, MtrunA17r5.0-ANR, whole genome shotgun sequence containing:
- the LOC11426475 gene encoding uncharacterized protein, with the translated sequence MVGLFSRFSVGKNIHRRTQSALDEREVTPANSEVAAAVAASATTATSHGIEVAVEFKPVEHPVEPLDNDRPIQCPLPEPSILNDGRIWKERASATVRRRGDLPVMKEGGAIESEGPAPRPRRSHSNRMILPSLSAPEHNLLKLLEESGI